A stretch of the bacterium genome encodes the following:
- a CDS encoding transglycosylase SLT domain-containing protein — protein sequence MDKQLIAIISLLSMLLFQSCAFMEGNNPLPTKENPSTGIKAEETRVPVIELSAEFKCDSVAAHRISRLRWHEAASIIERKTSHSIFDVYLLALAKSNLGKDKEACALFGMSISDTANPIRDYFVFDYAEALFKTDSIDKSIDLLKNIENPVLQEKALVRIFEYTHEKRDSQATFSALDTLNLEFPKHFSKNALKLVKARLHAEFGDTAKAVEFYNSVIKGNSSSNTVKAARALELLGKLTGDNLFLAGKAAVNRKFYSSGEEWLKKYISNGGKANIGEASYLQARAISRRGRYSEAVALYKKIIKEKLYNTAWCNLGIGYCFRKLRRYDEAKAHIDLAIKEGSGSNAEAEALWEGLELSEDRDDYIMAADYATRLVNKYSKHDLGDNGAMWSGLANFIEGDFSAAADRFAVINKKYSDKTFTETGEFWRALSMIANGDTTGFEILREVSNSSVRHYYKYYSKEILTDLALPNPASSHSSDWITYGEAINIAQASLSELGYNQIILSLDSPSATRAKLLARCGQIDRAQVEFRIWSQELKINPSMRLAMLSLAYDWDLTALAYQIALALVRDMGGYASAPIDVIRLAYPTFYCDLVFSSAERESIDAGLLFAVMRRESMFNPHIVSYAGAIGLFQIMPQTGENLSVRLEESKYFSTTDLYDYETSIKYGARYLADLLREYGLAEYALAEYNAGPTPLKRWKETPHEDYRSVFVESIDFLQTRHYVKNVLGDYFAYKELWDNSL from the coding sequence ATGGATAAGCAGTTAATAGCTATAATAAGCTTACTATCGATGCTATTATTTCAGTCCTGTGCCTTTATGGAAGGTAATAATCCGCTACCAACCAAAGAAAACCCATCTACTGGAATAAAAGCTGAGGAAACTCGCGTCCCTGTTATTGAATTATCCGCCGAATTTAAATGTGATAGCGTCGCTGCGCACCGCATCTCTCGATTGAGATGGCACGAGGCTGCTAGCATTATTGAAAGAAAAACGTCACACTCTATTTTTGATGTTTATCTTCTCGCACTCGCAAAATCTAATTTGGGCAAAGATAAAGAGGCATGCGCTTTATTCGGTATGTCAATATCCGACACCGCTAATCCTATACGCGATTATTTCGTTTTTGATTATGCTGAGGCCCTTTTCAAGACAGATTCGATAGATAAATCCATCGATCTATTGAAAAATATCGAAAATCCGGTGCTTCAAGAGAAAGCCCTCGTTAGAATTTTCGAATACACCCATGAAAAACGCGATTCACAGGCTACATTTAGCGCCCTAGACACCCTAAATTTAGAATTTCCTAAACATTTCTCCAAAAATGCACTTAAACTCGTTAAGGCTCGATTGCACGCTGAATTTGGCGATACTGCGAAAGCAGTCGAATTTTATAATTCTGTAATCAAGGGAAATTCGAGCTCGAATACTGTTAAAGCCGCACGAGCGTTGGAACTGCTCGGAAAACTCACTGGAGATAATCTTTTTCTTGCAGGTAAAGCAGCAGTTAATCGAAAATTTTATTCCTCCGGCGAGGAATGGCTCAAAAAATACATTTCAAATGGCGGAAAGGCAAACATTGGTGAAGCCAGTTATCTTCAAGCAAGGGCTATTTCTCGAAGAGGAAGATACAGCGAAGCTGTGGCTTTGTATAAAAAGATCATAAAAGAAAAACTTTATAATACAGCCTGGTGTAATTTGGGTATCGGATATTGCTTTCGCAAACTGAGGAGATATGACGAGGCCAAGGCTCATATTGACCTAGCTATTAAAGAAGGCTCAGGATCCAATGCCGAGGCCGAGGCCCTTTGGGAAGGCTTGGAATTGAGCGAAGACAGGGACGATTATATTATGGCCGCCGATTATGCTACGAGACTGGTAAATAAATATTCTAAGCACGACTTAGGAGACAATGGCGCTATGTGGTCGGGGTTAGCTAACTTCATTGAAGGCGATTTCTCGGCAGCCGCAGATCGCTTCGCGGTGATTAATAAAAAATACAGCGACAAGACCTTCACCGAAACCGGTGAGTTTTGGCGTGCATTATCCATGATAGCAAACGGCGACACCACCGGCTTCGAGATACTTCGCGAAGTATCTAATTCTTCTGTAAGGCACTATTACAAATATTATTCTAAGGAAATCCTTACAGATTTAGCCTTGCCAAATCCGGCATCGAGCCACTCGAGCGATTGGATAACCTACGGGGAAGCTATTAACATTGCGCAGGCTTCTCTCTCCGAGCTCGGATATAATCAAATAATCCTTTCATTGGACTCACCGTCCGCAACTCGGGCAAAGCTACTCGCTCGATGCGGTCAGATAGATAGAGCGCAGGTCGAATTCCGCATATGGTCACAAGAACTGAAAATAAATCCATCTATGCGTCTAGCTATGTTGTCACTTGCTTATGATTGGGACTTAACCGCTCTTGCCTATCAAATCGCTCTCGCCCTCGTTCGTGACATGGGCGGATATGCTTCGGCACCCATCGATGTTATTCGTCTTGCCTATCCTACATTTTATTGCGATTTGGTTTTCTCCTCGGCCGAAAGAGAATCCATAGATGCCGGATTATTATTTGCGGTCATGCGCAGGGAAAGCATGTTTAACCCACATATAGTCAGTTATGCCGGTGCTATCGGCCTTTTTCAGATAATGCCCCAAACAGGTGAAAATCTGAGCGTTCGTCTAGAGGAAAGCAAATATTTTTCGACCACCGACCTATACGACTACGAAACATCGATTAAATATGGCGCGCGATATTTGGCAGACCTTTTGCGAGAATATGGATTAGCGGAATATGCATTGGCGGAATATAATGCCGGTCCCACACCCCTGAAAAGGTGGAAGGAAACACCACATGAAGATTATCGATCCGTATTTGTCGAGAGCATAGATTTCCTTCAAACACGGCATTATGTTAAAAATGTGCTCGGTGATTATTTCGCATATAAAGAACTATGGGATAATAGCCTTTAG